The following proteins come from a genomic window of Populus nigra chromosome 6, ddPopNigr1.1, whole genome shotgun sequence:
- the LOC133697769 gene encoding uncharacterized protein LOC133697769 isoform X2 translates to MALQCWSSASNLTYPNLSTLFSDSKPYNFPRFRKPRKPAKLTCFLKLGVEDIAEIAHNKVVIAAVVSAAIGQLSKPYTCVLLYGKDFDFKTTFQAGGFPSTHSSGVRREVGNHAKALNKMLPKTEVNSKVCSRDDLIDSQEAPEENLGALLSKEKRTFLPNSTNSPLLLETENKTRQTSQRLAFSSLTAAEEATEKIPCSSAPLKESIGHTEVEVIAGALLGFFVSVAVYTIL, encoded by the exons ATGGCGTTGCAGTGTTGGAGCTCCGCTTCTAACCTGACATATCCAAATCTAAGCACTCTCTTTTCGGATTCCAAACCTTACAATTTTCCTCGTTTTAGAAAACCCAGAAAGCCAGCCAAACTCACTTGCTTCCTCAAACTTGGTGTCGAGGATATTGCGGAAATAGCTCACAACAAG GTAGTGATAGCAGCTGTTGTATCAGCGGCCATTGGTCAACTCTCAAAGCCATACACTTGTGTACTTTTATATGGCAAAGATTTTGATTTCAAGACTACTTTTCAAGCTGGTGGATTTCCTTCTACTCATTCCTCT GGAGTGAGAAGAGAAGTTGGAAATCATGCGAAAGCATTAAACAAAATGCTACCCAAGACTGAAGTTAACTCAAAGGTTTGCAGTAGAGATGATCTGATTGATTCTCAGGAAGCACCTGAGGAAAACCTTGGTGCCCTTTTATCCAAAGAGAAAAGGACTTTTTTGCCAAATTCCACAAACTCTCCTTTATTACTTGAAACAGAGAACAAAACAAGACAAACTAGTCAGAGATTGGCATTTTCGAGCTTAACAGCTGCTGAAGAAGCAACAGAGAAGATCCCCTGTAGTTCAGCTCCTTTGAAAGAATCAATTGGCCACACAGAGGTTGAAGTTATAGCCGGTGCTTTGTTAGGTTTCTTTGTGAGCGTCGCAGTCTATACTATTTTGTGA
- the LOC133696140 gene encoding isocitrate dehydrogenase [NADP]-like isoform X1: MIAVITQRQQVKMAFDKIKVTNPIVEMDGDEMTRVIWKSIKDKLIFPFLDLDIKYFDLGLPNRDATDDRVTVESAEATLKYNVAIKCATITPDEGRVKEFNLKNMWKSPNGTIRNILNGTVFREPIICKNIPRLVSGWTKPICIGRHAFGDQYRATDTVIQGPGKLKLVFVPDGHNEKTEFEVFKFKGAGGVALSMYNTDESIQAFAEASMNTAYLKKWPLYLSTKNTILKKYDGRFKDIFQEVYETQWKSKFEAAGIWYEHRLIDDMVAYALKSEGGYVWACKNYDGDVQSDFLAQGFGSLGLMTSVLVCPDGKTIEAEAAHGTVTRHYRVHQKGGETSTNSIASIFAWSRGLAHRAKLDGNVKLLDFTAKLEASCIGAVESGKMTKDLALLIHGPRVSRSQFLNTEEFIDAVAEELRARLSVKAKL; this comes from the exons ATGATTGCAGTGATCACGCAGAGACAGCAAGTGAAAATGGCATTCGATAAAATTAAGGTCACCAATCCCATCGTTGAAATGGACG GAGATGAAATGACTAGAGTTATTTGGAAATCAATCAAGGACAAG CTTATTTTCCCATTTTTGGATTTGGATATCAAGTATTTTGACCTTGGCCTGCCTAATCGGGATGCTACAGATGATAGAGTTACCGTTGAAAGTGCTGAGGCGACTCTCAA ATATAATGTGGCTATTAAGTGTGCAACAATAACTCCAG ATGAAGGCCGTGTTAAGGagtttaacttgaaaaatatgtGGAAGAGTCCAAATGGGACAATTCGCAACATTTTAAATG GTACGGTTTTTAGAGAACCAATTATCTGCAAAAACATTCCAAGGCTTGTTTCAG gTTGGACCAAGCCAATCTGCATAGGAAGGCATGCCTTTGGTGACCAGTACAGAGCAACTGATACAGTTATCCAAGGACCTGGCAAACTGAAGCTAGTATTTG TACCTGATGGACACAATGAAAAGACAGAGTTTGaggttttcaaattcaaaggaGCTGGAGGTGTAGCTCTGTCTATGTATAACACTGATGAG TCCATCCAGGCTTTTGCTGAAGCTTCAATGAATACTGCTTACTTGAAAAAGTGGCCACTTTATCTTAGCACAAAAAATaccattcttaaaaaatatgatggAAG ATTCAAGGACATATTCCAGGAAGTTTATGAAACTCAATGGAAATCCAAGTTTGAGGCTGCAGGAATTTG GTATGAACATCGTCTCATCGATGATATGGTTGCTTATGCACTCAAAAGTGAAGGGGGTTATGTATGGGCATGTAAAAATTATGATGGAGATGTGCAGAGTGATTTCTTAGCCCAAG GATTTGGATCTCTTGGGTTGATGACTTCAGTATTG GTGTGCCCAGATGGAAAGACAATTGAAGCAGAAGCAGCCCATGGCACGGTTACTCGCCATTACCGTGTTCATCAGAAAGGAGGTGAAACCAGCACCAACAGCATAGCATCGATTTTTGCATGGTCAAGAGGTCTTGCACACAG GGCAAAGTTGGATGGCAATGTCAAACTATTGGATTTTACTGCAAAACTAGAAGCATCCTGCATTGGAGCTGTCGAGTCAGGGAAGATGACCAAGGATCTTGCACTTCTTATTCATGGTCCCAG AGTTAGTAGGTCTCAATTTCTGAACACAGAGGAGTTCATTGATGCCGTAGCTGAGGAGCTTAGGGCAAGATTGTCAGTCAAAGCAAAGCTGTAA
- the LOC133696140 gene encoding isocitrate dehydrogenase [NADP]-like isoform X2 produces MMLNWEGDEMTRVIWKSIKDKLIFPFLDLDIKYFDLGLPNRDATDDRVTVESAEATLKYNVAIKCATITPDEGRVKEFNLKNMWKSPNGTIRNILNGTVFREPIICKNIPRLVSGWTKPICIGRHAFGDQYRATDTVIQGPGKLKLVFVPDGHNEKTEFEVFKFKGAGGVALSMYNTDESIQAFAEASMNTAYLKKWPLYLSTKNTILKKYDGRFKDIFQEVYETQWKSKFEAAGIWYEHRLIDDMVAYALKSEGGYVWACKNYDGDVQSDFLAQGFGSLGLMTSVLVCPDGKTIEAEAAHGTVTRHYRVHQKGGETSTNSIASIFAWSRGLAHRAKLDGNVKLLDFTAKLEASCIGAVESGKMTKDLALLIHGPRVSRSQFLNTEEFIDAVAEELRARLSVKAKL; encoded by the exons ATGATGTTAAATTGGGAAG GAGATGAAATGACTAGAGTTATTTGGAAATCAATCAAGGACAAG CTTATTTTCCCATTTTTGGATTTGGATATCAAGTATTTTGACCTTGGCCTGCCTAATCGGGATGCTACAGATGATAGAGTTACCGTTGAAAGTGCTGAGGCGACTCTCAA ATATAATGTGGCTATTAAGTGTGCAACAATAACTCCAG ATGAAGGCCGTGTTAAGGagtttaacttgaaaaatatgtGGAAGAGTCCAAATGGGACAATTCGCAACATTTTAAATG GTACGGTTTTTAGAGAACCAATTATCTGCAAAAACATTCCAAGGCTTGTTTCAG gTTGGACCAAGCCAATCTGCATAGGAAGGCATGCCTTTGGTGACCAGTACAGAGCAACTGATACAGTTATCCAAGGACCTGGCAAACTGAAGCTAGTATTTG TACCTGATGGACACAATGAAAAGACAGAGTTTGaggttttcaaattcaaaggaGCTGGAGGTGTAGCTCTGTCTATGTATAACACTGATGAG TCCATCCAGGCTTTTGCTGAAGCTTCAATGAATACTGCTTACTTGAAAAAGTGGCCACTTTATCTTAGCACAAAAAATaccattcttaaaaaatatgatggAAG ATTCAAGGACATATTCCAGGAAGTTTATGAAACTCAATGGAAATCCAAGTTTGAGGCTGCAGGAATTTG GTATGAACATCGTCTCATCGATGATATGGTTGCTTATGCACTCAAAAGTGAAGGGGGTTATGTATGGGCATGTAAAAATTATGATGGAGATGTGCAGAGTGATTTCTTAGCCCAAG GATTTGGATCTCTTGGGTTGATGACTTCAGTATTG GTGTGCCCAGATGGAAAGACAATTGAAGCAGAAGCAGCCCATGGCACGGTTACTCGCCATTACCGTGTTCATCAGAAAGGAGGTGAAACCAGCACCAACAGCATAGCATCGATTTTTGCATGGTCAAGAGGTCTTGCACACAG GGCAAAGTTGGATGGCAATGTCAAACTATTGGATTTTACTGCAAAACTAGAAGCATCCTGCATTGGAGCTGTCGAGTCAGGGAAGATGACCAAGGATCTTGCACTTCTTATTCATGGTCCCAG AGTTAGTAGGTCTCAATTTCTGAACACAGAGGAGTTCATTGATGCCGTAGCTGAGGAGCTTAGGGCAAGATTGTCAGTCAAAGCAAAGCTGTAA
- the LOC133697769 gene encoding uncharacterized protein LOC133697769 isoform X1 gives MALQCWSSASNLTYPNLSTLFSDSKPYNFPRFRKPRKPAKLTCFLKLGVEDIAEIAHNKVVIAAVVSAAIGQLSKPYTCVLLYGKDFDFKTTFQAGGFPSTHSSSVVAAATCLALERGFSDSIFGLAVVYAFLVMYDAQGVRREVGNHAKALNKMLPKTEVNSKVCSRDDLIDSQEAPEENLGALLSKEKRTFLPNSTNSPLLLETENKTRQTSQRLAFSSLTAAEEATEKIPCSSAPLKESIGHTEVEVIAGALLGFFVSVAVYTIL, from the exons ATGGCGTTGCAGTGTTGGAGCTCCGCTTCTAACCTGACATATCCAAATCTAAGCACTCTCTTTTCGGATTCCAAACCTTACAATTTTCCTCGTTTTAGAAAACCCAGAAAGCCAGCCAAACTCACTTGCTTCCTCAAACTTGGTGTCGAGGATATTGCGGAAATAGCTCACAACAAG GTAGTGATAGCAGCTGTTGTATCAGCGGCCATTGGTCAACTCTCAAAGCCATACACTTGTGTACTTTTATATGGCAAAGATTTTGATTTCAAGACTACTTTTCAAGCTGGTGGATTTCCTTCTACTCATTCCTCT TCAGTGGTGGCTGCTGCTACATGTCTTGCTCTTGAAAG GGGCTTCTCCGATTCGATTTTTGGCCTCGCTGTGGTTTATGCCTTCCTTGTCATGTATGATGCACAG GGAGTGAGAAGAGAAGTTGGAAATCATGCGAAAGCATTAAACAAAATGCTACCCAAGACTGAAGTTAACTCAAAGGTTTGCAGTAGAGATGATCTGATTGATTCTCAGGAAGCACCTGAGGAAAACCTTGGTGCCCTTTTATCCAAAGAGAAAAGGACTTTTTTGCCAAATTCCACAAACTCTCCTTTATTACTTGAAACAGAGAACAAAACAAGACAAACTAGTCAGAGATTGGCATTTTCGAGCTTAACAGCTGCTGAAGAAGCAACAGAGAAGATCCCCTGTAGTTCAGCTCCTTTGAAAGAATCAATTGGCCACACAGAGGTTGAAGTTATAGCCGGTGCTTTGTTAGGTTTCTTTGTGAGCGTCGCAGTCTATACTATTTTGTGA
- the LOC133697771 gene encoding uncharacterized protein LOC133697771, which translates to MSGAQGAQPPGSTTATTYESVPGGENKTRVKVDSKEDQGAIQIDKLQEKVPDAAGEGGPVFGAGKDENKKDLGVTGTGE; encoded by the coding sequence ATGTCAGGGGCACAGGGAGCACAGCCGCCGGGCAGTACAACAGCAACAACATACGAGTCAGTGCCAGGGGGGGAGAACAAGACCAGAGTTAAGGTGGACTCAAAGGAGGATCAGGGCGCGATCCAGATCGACAAACTCCAGGAGAAGGTTCCTGACGCCGCTGGCGAAGGAGGCCCTGTCTTTGGCGCTGGCAAAGATGAAAATAAGAAAGACTTGGGAGTTACTGGCACTGGCGAGTAG